CTGGCGGGTCAGGACGATGCCTGCCGGGTTGGCGTGGTTTTCCAGCATCGTCTTCCAGGCCGCTGCCACCTCGTTGGCGTCGCCGGGGCGGACAACGTCCAGGCCCACGATGGCGCGCAGTGAGGCGAGCTGCTCAACCGGCTGGTGGGTGGGGCCGTCCTCGCCGAGCCCAATGGAGTCGTGGGTCCAGACGTACAGGGACGGCACACCCATCAGGGCGCCGAGGCGGATGGCGGGCCGCTGGTAATCGGAGAAGATCAGGAAGGTGCCGGAGAAAGCGCGGGTGTTGCCGGCCAGGGTGATGCCGTTCACGATCGAGGCGGCAGCGTGCTCACGGATGCCGAAGTGCAGGACGCGGCCGTAAGGGTTGCCGGACCAGGCATCGGTCTGCTTGGAGGCAGGGACGAAGGACGGCGAGTCCTCGATGGTGGTGTTGTTGGACTCCGCGAGGTCGGCCGAACCGCCCCATAGTTCGGGCATGACCGGGCCGAGTGCGTTCAGGACCTTGCCCGACGCCGCGCGGGTGGAAACGTCCTTTCCGGCCGGGAAGACCGGGAGGGCTGCGTCGACGCCGTCGGGCAGTTCCTGGGCCTCGAGGCGCTGCAGGAGTGCGGCGCCTTCGGGGTTGGCTTCCTGCCATGCGGTGAAGGACTCTTCCCATTCCTTGCGTTCTGCGGCGCCGCGTTCCACCACCTGGCGGGCGTGGTCCAGGACTTTCTGGTCCACCTCGAAGGACTTGGCCGGGTCGAAGCCGAGGACTTCCTTCAGCGCCGCGACCTCGTCGCCACCGAGGGCGGAGCCGTGGATCTTGCCGGTGTTCTGCTTCTTGGGGGCCGGGTAGCCGATGATGGTGCGCAGCGAGATGATGGACGGCTTGGAGGTCTCGGCCTTGGCCGCCAGCAGGGCGCTGTAAAGCTCCTGGACGTCTTCCTTGTATTCGCCGGTGCGGGTCCAGTCCACGCGTTGGGTGTGCCAGCCGTAGGCTTCGTAACGCTTCAGGACATCCTCGGTGAAGGCGATGTCTGTGTTGTCTTCGATGGAGATGTGGTTCTCGTCGTAAATGACCACGAGGTTGCCGAGTTCCTGGTGCCCGGCCAGCGACGAGGCTTCGGCCGTGACGCCTTCCTGGAGGTCGCCGTCGGAGGCGATGACCCAGATGGTGTGGTCGAACGGCGACTGGCCGGCGGGAGCGTCGGCGTCGAACAGGCCGCGCTGGCGGCGCTGCGAGTACGCAAAGCCGACCGAGGATGCCAGGCCCTGGCCCAGCGGGCCGGTGGTGATCTCCACACCGGCGGTGTGCTTGTACTCCGGGTGTCCGGGAGTCAGCGAGCCCCAAGTGCGCAGCGCCTCCAGGTCCTTCAGTTCCAGCCCGTAGCCGGAGAGGAACAACTGGATGTAGAGGGTGAGCGACGTGTGGCCGGGGGACAGGACGAAGCGGTCACGGCCCAGCCACTGCGGATCGCGCGGATCATGGCGCATCAGCTTCTGGAAGAGAAGGTAGGCGGCCGGGGCCAGGCTCATGGCGGTTCCCGGGTGTCCGTTGCCCACCTTCTCCACGGCGTCGGCAGCCAGGACGCGGATGGTGTCCACCGCCTTCTGGTCCAAGCTGGTCCATGACAGTTCTTGCTCTTCCAAATGTGGCACGAAAACCGGGCCCCTCTCTGTGCTGGCGGCGGCGGTACACCGGTCCGGTTGAAGGCGCGCATGTGGCGCCCGCTGCGGTGTGTACCAGCCGTCCACCATCGAAACGTTGATCCTTGCATTCAGTCACGGACAGCTGCGGGAATGCGTTTTCCACCGCTTTCTTGCTGTGTGCTGATCTGGTGACAGCTTAGCTCTTATCCATACTCCGGGCAGGCCAAATCTCACGTTGTGGACGCAATTTCCCCTTTTGTGAATCACCATCTCGGCGCCGTGAGTTAATCTGCTCGAATGGGCGCGTGAGCGATCAAATGCGCATATCACCGGGCGGGGACACGGCCCTCGGCGCGGTATGATATTTGGAGGCCAACGCCGGGCGTGCATCTCTATCGCCGTCCGGGGTTCCCCGGCTGTTGCACGCACCTGATGCATTTCCTTCCTTAGTGTCGTGCCCGGGCCCGGGCCGCACGACCGGAGCTGCACCGCCAGCCTCAAACTGCCACACAGAACGGGTGACTGCCACCGTGAGCACAACAGATACGCCGCTGAAAGCATCCCGGGCCTCGGGCACCGGGTTTGCCCGTAAGGCCAAGGCGTATCTCGCCCTCACCAAGCCGCGGGTGATCGAGCTGCTCCTGGTCAGCACCCTGCCCACCATGATCTACGCGGAGCGTGGCTTCCCGTCCATCGGGCTGATTCTCGCCACCCTGGTGGGTGGAGCCTTCGCCGCCGGCAGTGCCGGGGCCTTTAACTGCTACATCGACCGTGACATCGACAAGCTGATGCACCGCACGGAAAACAGGCCGCTGGTCACCGGTGAGGTCACCCCGCGCGAGGCACTGGTGTTCTCTTGGCTGCTTGGCGCGGCCGCCATCGCGATCCTCTGGTTCGGCGCCAACCCGCTGTCTGCCTGGCTGGGGCTGGGGGCCATCTTCTTCTACGTGGTCATCTACACCATGATTCTTAAGCGCCGCACCGCGCAGAACATTGTGTGGGGCGGTGCAGCGGGCTGCTTCCCCGTGCTGATTGCGTGGGCCGCCGTTACGAATTCCGTGGAGTGGCCCGCCATCATCCTGTTCATGGTGATCTTCCTGTGGACCCCGCCGCACTACTGGCCTCTGTCCATGCGCTACGGCGAGGACTACCGGAACGCCAACGTCCCCATGCTCGGCGCCATCGCCGGCGCAAAGGTGGTGTCCGTCCAGGTGGTCCTGTATGCCTGGGCCATGGTGGCCTGCTCGCTGCTGATGATCCCGGCAGGTGGCGCCGGCTGGGTCTACACCCTTACCGCCGTCCTGGCAGGTGCCTGGTTCCTCTACGAGTCCCACGCCCTTTACGGCCGCGCCCAGCGTGAGGACATCCCGGACAAGCGCGCCATGAAGGTGTTCCACGGCTCCATCAGCTACCTCACGCTGCTTTTCATCGCCCTCGCGGTGGACCCTTTTATCGGGCACGCCATTATCGGCTGACACCGCTATCCAGCCCGGACTGGACCAGCGGCTCCCACTTTGCGTGGGGGCCGCTGTTCTGTTTAAGCCTGCCGCCCCGGATCCCAACGGCTTGCCCAGATGCCCGGTGCGGGTCCGGATTGGCGGGGTGCACAAATTTCTGTTGCCCCAGTCAACCATATGACATATTTGTCACATCAATCACGTTTTCTGTCATTAGAGCGGAAATCCTGCTTACGGTGGGTCGGACCCGTACGCTGACGCAAAGGAAACTCCATGGAAGCCCATCCCTCCGCAGTCCCCGCTCCCAGCCACAGTCCGCCAGGGTATAACACGCCGCCGGGTCAAGAGAGCCGTGGCCGCTTCCCCTTCGGGCCCCGGCACTTTTATCGCCACCTGGGGGCCGACGTGCCGGCGTCATTGGTGGTATTCCTGGTGGCCCTCCCGCTTTCGCTTGGCATTGCGGCCGCCTCCGGCGCTCCGATCATGGCGGGCCTGATCGCCGCCGCCATTGGCGGCATTGTCGCCGGAAGCCTTGGCGGTTCGCCCCTGCAGGTAAGCGGACCGGCAGCGGGGCTGACCGTCGTCGTGGCGGGCTTGGTCCAGGAATTCGGCTGGCAGGTGACCTGCGCCATCACCGCAGCGGCCGGCGTCGTACAACTCCTCCTCGGGATCAGCCGTGTGGGCCGCGCCGCCCTGGCTGTCTCGCCGGTGGTGGTCAAGGCCATGCTCGCCGGAATCGGCGTCACGATCATCGTGCAACAGTTGCACGTGCTCCTTGGCTCCAAGCCCGCTGGATCTGCGCTTGAAAACCTCGCGGCGCTGCCGGCAGCTATTACCAACCTGGAACTGCATGCAGCCCTGCTGGGACTGGCCGTGGTGGCGATCCTGCTCTGCTGGAAGTTCCTGCCGGCCGTTGTGCGGCGTGTCCCCGGCCCCCTTGCCGCCGTCGCTGCGGGTACTGCCCTCGCCGTGGCTTTCGCTCCAGGGGTTGAGCGGATCTCCCTGGACGGCTCCATCATCGATGCCATCGCGCTGCCGCAACTCCCCGACGGGAACTGGCGTGCCTTCGCTTTCGCCATCCTGACCATGGCCCTGATCGCGAGCATTGAATCGCTTCTGTCGGCGGTAGCCGTGGACAAGATGCAAACGGGCCCACGGACCAACTTCAACAAGGAACTTATTGGCCAGGGCGCCGCCAACGTCGTTTCGGGTTCACTCGGTGGACTGCCTGTCACAGGAGTTATTGTCCGCAGCGCCACCAATGTGGAGGCGGGGGCCGCCACCCGCAGTTCCGCAATCCTGCATGGCGTCTGGGTCCTCGCTTTTTCGGCCCTCTTCGCCGGGTTGCTCCAGCTGATCCCGCTGGCGGTCCTGGCCGGGCTGCTGGTGGTGATCGGCGCGCGGCTCATCAAACTGGCGGACATCCGCACCAGCCTGCGGACCGGAGACCTCCCAATCTACGCCGTGACCCTCGTGTGCGTCGTGTTCCTGAACCTGCTTGAAGGTGTCATCATTGGCCTGGCCCTGGCCGCCGCCAACGTCCTGTGGCGTGTCCTCCGCAGCCCCATCCGTGCCCACCGCCCAGCAGCGCCGTCGTCGCCCTGGAGGGTGACTATCGGCGGCTCGTGCAGTTTCTTCGCGCTGCCAAAGCTCAGCGGTGTCCTCCAGTCCGTTCCCGCCGGCGCGGACGTGGTGGTGGAGCTGAACGCCGACTACGTGGACCACTCGTTTCGCGAGGCCCTGCTGGCCTGGCAGTCCCAGCACCAGGCCACGGCCGGCGCCGTGATCTTTGAAGAGCACGGCAACACCGTGTTCCGGGACGCCGCCAACCAGGCTCCCCGCCGTGAGGACCCCGTCGAACTGCCGCTGCCGCCACGCAAGGTGCCGCTCTTGCTGGGCGTCAACAGATACCACCGCCGGTTCGCGCACCAGGTGCGGCCGCTGGTTCACAAACTCACGGAAGGGCAGAACCCGGACAGCCTGTTCGTGGCGTGCGTCGATTCGCGGGTCAATCCGAACCTGATCACCACCAGTGGTCCGGGGGACCTGCTCACCCTGCGGAATATTGGCAATGTGGTGTGCACGGGCGAAGGCCGGGAGGCCTCGATCGACGCCACCCTTTCGTTCGCCGTCAACGGCCTTGGCGTGCAATCCCTGGTCATTTGCGGCCATTCCAACTGCGGTGCCATGAAGGCAATGCTTGCAGAGGCTGACGGCGGCGGTAACAGCGCCTTGGGGCAGGCCTTCACGGGCTGGCTGGATCACGTCCGCCCGAGCTACGCGGAACTGCTGGCCGGACATCCGGTGGGCAGGCAGGCTGCGGCGGCCGGCTACAGCAGGGTGGACCAGCTGGCCATGGTCAACGTGGCCTTGCAGCTGGCCAAGCTGCAGGAACACCCGGTGGCCGGGCCGGCGCTGGCGGCCGGAAAGGTGCAAGCCGTGGGTCTGTTCTACGACATTGCCACGGCGAAGGTCCTGCGCATCAATGCCGACGGTCTCGAGGACCTGGAGGCGGAGTTCGACGCCGGGCTGCAGGGGAGGGCCTTGGCCGACCGGTAGCACGGGCAGCACCATTAACGGCAGGCGCCCCGGTCCCAATCGGGGCCGGGGCGCCTGCCGTTAATCCTGGGCGGGCCGCTTACTGCAACCGTCTATCTTGCGGAGCTGCGCGTTTCCACCGCGCTGGAGTGGGCGATGTCCCAGGCGTTGGTGGAGGCGGCCATGAGCAGCGCGGCGCCCAGCATGTGGGCGGCGACCAGCAGCGCCGGGATGCCGTTGTAATACTGCGTGAAGCCGATGATGGCCTGGAGGATGGTGACGCCCAGGAGCATCAGCACGGCGGTGCGGAACGGGCCGGTGATGCGGCGCCGGAAGACCAGCACCAGGGCCACGACGGTACCGGCGGTGACCAGGTAGGCCGGTACGGCGTGGATGTGCGAGAACAGGTCCCAGTCCAGGTCGTTGCGGGGAGCATTGGCGTCGCCGGCGTGCGGGCCGGCCCCCGTGACCACCACGCCGAGCATCACGGCGACGGCGGAGAAAAGGGCGACGGCGGCCGTCACCGGACGCAGCACGGAAGGCAGTGCGGCGGGCCGGATGGCAAGGAAGCGGCCAGTGCGGCCAAAAGCGCGGTTCACCAGCAGGGTGGCGAACACCACCAGGGCCATCGACACCAGGAAATGCAGGCCCACCACCCACGGGTTGAGGTTAGTGAGGACCGTGACGCCGCCAATCACCGCTTGCGCGGGGATGCTGGCGAGCAACCCGAGGGCCAGCAGGAAGAGGTCCTTGCGTTCCTTCCGCAGGTTCCACAGGTACACCAGCATGAGGGCGGCCACCGCGGCCAGCGCGAAGGTCAGGAGCCGGTTCCCGAACTCGATGAAGCCGTGGATGCCCATCTCGGGGGTGTTCACGATCGAGTCCGAGGTGCAGCGCGGCCACGTGGGGCAGCCCAGGCCTGATGCGGTCAAGCGGACTGCGCCTCCGGTCACCACCAAAAGCGTCTGGCCGATCAGGGACGCTACGGCGAGCCGGCGGATGCGGACATCCACGGTGCGGGGGAGCCGCGAGGCCAGGCGGCCGGCGAGCTTGGGAAGGCGTGAAGCCGTGGTCACGATTATCTCAATTCCACTTGAACCAACGGATGGCTGCAGCCCCGGCGATAACCGTCCAGAGCAGCAGGATGAGGGCGGCGCCGCCGTTCACGGCCCCGCCCAGGAAGGCGGCGCGCATCGATTCGCCCAAAGCGCCGGACGGCAGGAAATGCACCACCGCCTGCGCCGCGGCGGGCAGCCTTTCGGCCGGGATCACGATGCCGCCCATGGCGCCCAGCAGGATCCACAGCAGGTTGGTGATGGCCAGCGTCGCCTCCGGCCGGACGGTCCCGGCCACCAGCAGCCCCAGCGCGGTGAACGCCGCCGCCCCAAGCGCGAGCAGGGCCAGCCCCGGAAGCCAGCCGGCCGCCGTCGGCTGCCACCCCAGGGCCAGGGCGACAAGGCCCACCACCACCACCTGGATGGACAGGACGGCCAGGACCGAAAGGACCTTACCGGCAATCAGGCCGCTCCGCCCCAGGGGCGTGGTGGACAGAAAGCGGAGCACACCGTAGCGGCGGTCGAAACCGGTGGCGATGCCCTGCCCGGTGAAGGCGGTGGACATGGCGCACAGGGCCAGGATTCCCGGAACGGCCACGTTGATGCGGCTGGAGCCCATCCCGTCCAGGAAGGGGGTCACGGTCAGGCCGACGAGTGCCAGCAGCGGCAGCACGATTGCCAGGATCAGCTGTTCGCCGTTCCGCAGCATGGTCAGTGCCTCGTACTTGCCCTGCAGCAGGACGCGGCGCGCCAGGGACGCCGGTTGCTGCGTCTCCTGCAATGCTGCCCCGCTCATCGGATGTCCTTTCCCGAAATATCCAAAAAGACGTCTTCAAGGCTACGCGCCTCAAGGCTCAGTGATGCCGGCATGATGCCCTTCGCTTCCCACCACTGCGCCAGCGCGGACAGGTGGCGCGGCGTGAGCGCGCCGGTCACGGTGTAGCTGCCGGCCCGGGCTTCGGAGAAGTCCACGTCGTCCGGGAGCACCGCGGCCAGGTCCAGTCCGGCCGGGGCCTCGAACGCGAGCGTCCGGACGTGGTCTGCGCCGTGTTCCGTGGCCGGGCTTCGCTGCAGCAGTTCCTGGACGGTTCCTTCGGCGACGTTCCGGCCGCCGTCGATGATGTACACGTAGTCCGCCAGGCGCTGGGCGTCATCCATGAGGTGGGTGGTCAGGATGATCCCCATCCCGCCGTCGCGCAGTTCGGCGATCAGGTCGAACACGAGCTGCCGCGACTGTGGGTCCAGGCCCGCACTGGGCTCGTCAAGGAACAGGACTTCCGGCCGTCCGATCAGGGCGGCCGCAAGCGCCAGCCGCTGCTTCTGGCCCCCGGACAACCTGCGGACGCTCGTGCGGCTGAAGGTATCGATCCCCAGCCGGCCCACCAAGTGCTCCAGCGGCCAGGGGCGGGCGTACAGCCCGGCGATGTGCCGCAACAGCGGCAGGGGCCTGGCCGACGGCGGGAGGCCGCCGTCCTGGAGCATCACACCTACGCGGGAGCGCAGTTCAGCGCTGGCCGTCGCCGGGTCCTGGCCCAGCAGCGAGATGCTGCCGCCGGTTCGCTTCTGCAGGCCCTGTGCGCATTCGAGGGTTGTCGTCTTCCCGGCGCCGTTGGCGCCGAGCAGGGCAGTTACCTGTCCGCGCTCCGCAACGAGGGAAACGCCGCTGACAACCCGAAGCATCTTGCCGTCCATGCTGGACAAGGGGCCTACGTCCTTGATAAGCCCATGGATGGACAGGACGGGGGACTGGGGGGATCGCACCACAGTATTCTACGGGATGTAGTATTTAGCGCTGTCCCGCCAACCCTGCGCGGGTACCGGGCGTGGGCGCGCGAAATGTTGCCCAGTCATAATCGGTTCAAACGCCCCAGGTCAGCCTGCCCTTACTGGAGCCCGGGACTAAATTACGACATGATTGTGTTGTGTATTCCATGACCAACACCACCGCTGTGCCCGTGGCCGGGCCCGGTCGTGCCGCATCCAGCCCTGTGGCTGATGCGGACGAGCGCACCCGGGACCGGGTGCTTGCTGCCGTCCTGGAACACGGACCGGTCAGCGCCGCCGAACTGGGGGACATGCTGGGCTTCACCCCGGCGGCAGTCCGGCGCCACCTGGACCACCTCTCACGCGCCGGCGTCATCGAAGTCAAACGGGTTGCCAAGCCCGGTGCCGGTGCCGGCCGCCCGGCCCGCCGCTACGTCCTCAGTTCGCAGGGCCAGTCAAGCCTGGGCAATGACTACCTGGACATCGCCGCGCTGGCGCTCCAGGAGTTGCAGAAGGTTGCCGGCCCGGATGCGGTGCGGGCCTTCGCCGAGGAGCGGTTCGCGGACATGGAGCGCCGGTACGCGCCTGAAATCGAACAGGCCGGGCCGGACATCCGCGACCGTGCCACCGCACTTTCAGCCGCACTGAGCCGGGACAACTTCGTGGCTTCCGCCGCGACCATCGAAGCGAAGGCACCGCTTCCGGCGGCGCTGTCCAGCGTGCAGCTCTGCCAGGGCCATTGCCCCATCCAACAGCTCGCAGCCCGGTTCCCGGTATTCTGCGACGTCGAAACCGAAGTCTTTTCAAGGCTGGTGGGAGTGGACGTGCGTCGGCTTTCCACCCTGGCGCGGGGCGGCCACGTCTGCACCACCCACATACCTACAGGCAGGCTGTCTGCCAAACCGGCGCCCGCGCCGGCGGCAGCCCCCGCCGGCCTGGACGAAGTAATCAACCATCAGCAAGAAAGGCCGTGATGACGGACCAACTATCAGAGAAAGCAGTAGCTGAAAACACTGTGATCTCGGAGATTCTGGAAAAGAATCCCGAGCTCCACGGCATCGGCAACTACGAGTACGGCTGGGCCGACAAGAACGACGTTGGCGCCAATGCACGGCGTGGTCTCGATGAAGAGGTAGTCCGGGACATTTCGGCCAAGAAGAGCGAGCCGGAATGGATGCTCGACCTCCGCCTCAAGGGCCTGAAGTACTTCGACCGCAAGCCCATGCCCACCTGGGGTGCAGACCTCTCCGGCATCGACTTCGACAACATCAAGTACTTTGTCCGCTCCACCGAGAAGCAGGCTGCCAGCTGGGAAGACCTCCCCGAAGACATCCGCAACACCTACGAGAAGCTGGGCATCCCGGAAGCCGAGCGCAGCCGCCTGGTCTCGGGCGTTGCCGCCCAGTATGAGTCCGAGGTGGTCTACCACCAGATCCGCGAGGACCTCGAGGCCCAGGGCGTCATCTTCCTGGATACCGACACTGCCCTGAAGGAACACCCGGAGATTTTCCAGGAGTACTTCGGCACCGTGATCCCGGTGGGCGACAACAAGTTCGCGTCGCTGAACACCGCAGTGTGGTCCGGCGGCTCCTTTGTGTACGTGCCCAAGGGCGTCCACGTGGACATCCCGCTGCAGGCCTACTTCCGCATCAACACGGAAAACATGGGCCAGTTCGAGCGCACCCTGATCATCGCCGACGAGGACTCCTACGTCCACTACATCGAAGGCTGCACGGCTCCGATCTACACCTCGGACTCGCTGCACTCCGCCGTCGTGGAGATCATCGTGAAGAAGGGCGCCCGCGTCCGCTACACCACCATCCAGAACTGGTCCAACAACGTGTACAACCTGGTGACCAAGCGCGCTGTCTGCGAAGCCGGCGCCACCATGGAATGGGTTGACGGCAACATCGGCTCCAAGGTCACCATGAAGTACCCGGCCGTGTACCTGGTGGGTGAGCACGCCAAGGGCGAGACCCTGTCCATCGCATTCGCCGGCGAGGGCCAGCACCAGGACACCGGCTCCAAGATGGTGCACATCGCGCCGAACACCAAGAGCTCCATCATCTCCAAGTCCGTTGCCCGCGGCGGTGGCCGTGCCGCCTACCGCGGCCTGGTCCAGGTCCGTGAAGGCGCCAAGCACTCAGCCAACACCGTGCGCTGCGATGCCCTCCTGGTGGACACCATCTCCCGCTCGGACACCTACCCGTACATCGACATCCGCGAGGACGATGTCCAGCTGGGACACGAGGCCACCGTTTCCCGCGTCAGCGAGGAGCAGCTCTTCTACCTCATGTCCCGCGGCATGCCCGAGGACGAGGCCATGGCCATGATCGTGCGCGGCTTCATCGAGCCGATCGCCCGCGAACTGCCCATGGAATACGCCCTTGAGCTGAACCGCCTCATCGAACTCCAGATGGAAGGATCCGTCGGTTAATGACTGCCGAAGCAACTACCGAAAAGGCGCGCATCGGCGCACCGTCGATCGCCGGTTTCACCGAGGAAGGCGAACACCTGGTCGCCTCCAAGGTTGACCGCCACCACAGCCACGGCACGCAGGTCATGGCCTCCCGCGCCGAACGCCTCACCAGCCACGACGTGGCCGACTTCGCCCTGCCCAACGGCCGGGAAGAGGAATGGCGCTTCACCCCGGTGCGTGAACTCGCCAACCTGCTGTCCGACGCTCCGTCGGAAGACGGCAGCCTGGACGTTTCCGTCGAGGCGCCCGCCGCCGTCGTGCAGCGTACCCTCGGCGCAGGTGAGGCCCCCCGTGGTGCCACCCTGGTCCCCGCCGACCGTGCCGCCGTCGTCGCTTCCGCCAACGCCGGTGGCGCCCAGCTTATCTCCATCCCGGCCAACGCCGAGCTGGACGCTCCCGTGCGCGTCGTCCTGACCGGCAACGGCGCGGGCCGCCGCAGCAACTCCCACGTGGTGATCGAGGCCGGGGCCAACAGCCGCGGCGTAGTGATCCTGGAGCACGGCGGCATCGCCGACCACAACGGCAACGTCGAGGTCCTGGTCCGCGAGGGCGCCCAGCTGACGGTGGTTTCCGTGCAGCTGTGGGAAGACGACGCCAAGCACCTGGCCCAGCACGACGCCGAGGTTGCCAAGGACGCCGTGTACAAGCACATCGCAGTAACGCTCGGCGGCAAGATCGTCCGCCTGAACTCCAACGTCCGGTTCGCCGGTGAAGGCGCCGAGGCCGAGCTTCTGGGCCTCTACTTCGCCGACGCGGGGCAGCACCTGGAGCACCGCTCCTTCGTGGACCACAACCTGGCCAACTGCAAGTCCAACGTCCTGTACAAGGGCGCGCTGCAGGGCAAGGGCGCACACACGGTCTGGGTGGGCGACGTGCTGATCCAGAAGCAGGCTGAAGGCACCGACTCCTACGAGAAGAACCAGAACCTGGTCCTCACCGACGGCTGCCGTGCGGACTCCGTGCCCAACCTCGAGATCGAGACCGGCCTGATCGAGGGTGCCGGCCACGCCAGCGCCACCGGCCGGTTCGACGACGAGCACCTGTTCTACCTGATGGCCCGCGGCATCCCCGAGGATGTTGCCCGCCGCCTGGTGGTCCGCGGCTTCCTCAACGAGATCATCCAGCAGATCAAGGTCCCGGCCCTCGAAGAGCGCCTGACCGAAGCTGTTGAGCGCGAACTCGCGGCAACCGACAACTAGGAACGGACAGGAACGTATGAGCGGCACACCCAAGGGCGAACTGGTCTGCAACGCCAATGACATCCAGGTCAAGCAGGCACTGCGGATCCTGATCGACGGCTACCCCGTGGCCGTGGTGCGGGACTCGATGGGGGAGATCCACGCCATCGGCGACACCTGCTCGCACGCGGACATTTCCCTGTCCGAGGGCGACGTGGAGGGTTGCGCCATCGAGTGCTGGGGCCACGGCTCCCAGTTCGACCTGCGCAGCGGCCAGCCCCTGCAGCTCCCCGCCTACGATCCTGTCCCGGTGTTCGCCGTCGAACTCGACGGAGACGACGTCTACGTGGACGTCACCAACGTTTTGAACGGCGCAGCAGTCAACTGAGCGCCGCGCAGCACCAGACTTACGAGCGAAAAAGAAAGAAGAGCATGTCAACTCTTGAGATCAAGGACCTGCACGTCAGCATTGAGACGGAACAGGGCACCAAGGAGATCCTGAAGGGCGTCAGCCTGACCATCAGGACCGGCGAGACGCACGCCATCATGGGCCCCAACGGCTCCGGCAAGTCCACCCTGGCCTCCACCATCGCGGGCCACCCCCGCTACACCGTCACCAGCGGCAGCATCACCCTGGACGGCGAAGACGTGCTGGCCATGAGCGTTGACGAGCGCGCCCGCGCCGGCCTCTTCCTGGCCATGCAGTACCCGGTGGAGGTTCCTGGCGTCACCATGACCAACTTCCTGCGCACCGCCAAGACCGCCATCGACGGCGAAGCACCCAAGCTGCGTACCTGGACCAAGGACGTCAAGGACGCCATGGAGAAGCTGCGCATCGACGCCGACTTCGCCCAGCGCAACGTTAACGAAGGCTTCTCCGGCGGCGAAAAGAAGCGCGTGGAGATCCTGCAGCTTGAACTC
This window of the Pseudarthrobacter defluvii genome carries:
- a CDS encoding helix-turn-helix transcriptional regulator, producing the protein MTNTTAVPVAGPGRAASSPVADADERTRDRVLAAVLEHGPVSAAELGDMLGFTPAAVRRHLDHLSRAGVIEVKRVAKPGAGAGRPARRYVLSSQGQSSLGNDYLDIAALALQELQKVAGPDAVRAFAEERFADMERRYAPEIEQAGPDIRDRATALSAALSRDNFVASAATIEAKAPLPAALSSVQLCQGHCPIQQLAARFPVFCDVETEVFSRLVGVDVRRLSTLARGGHVCTTHIPTGRLSAKPAPAPAAAPAGLDEVINHQQERP
- the sufB gene encoding Fe-S cluster assembly protein SufB; the encoded protein is MTDQLSEKAVAENTVISEILEKNPELHGIGNYEYGWADKNDVGANARRGLDEEVVRDISAKKSEPEWMLDLRLKGLKYFDRKPMPTWGADLSGIDFDNIKYFVRSTEKQAASWEDLPEDIRNTYEKLGIPEAERSRLVSGVAAQYESEVVYHQIREDLEAQGVIFLDTDTALKEHPEIFQEYFGTVIPVGDNKFASLNTAVWSGGSFVYVPKGVHVDIPLQAYFRINTENMGQFERTLIIADEDSYVHYIEGCTAPIYTSDSLHSAVVEIIVKKGARVRYTTIQNWSNNVYNLVTKRAVCEAGATMEWVDGNIGSKVTMKYPAVYLVGEHAKGETLSIAFAGEGQHQDTGSKMVHIAPNTKSSIISKSVARGGGRAAYRGLVQVREGAKHSANTVRCDALLVDTISRSDTYPYIDIREDDVQLGHEATVSRVSEEQLFYLMSRGMPEDEAMAMIVRGFIEPIARELPMEYALELNRLIELQMEGSVG
- the sufD gene encoding Fe-S cluster assembly protein SufD → MTAEATTEKARIGAPSIAGFTEEGEHLVASKVDRHHSHGTQVMASRAERLTSHDVADFALPNGREEEWRFTPVRELANLLSDAPSEDGSLDVSVEAPAAVVQRTLGAGEAPRGATLVPADRAAVVASANAGGAQLISIPANAELDAPVRVVLTGNGAGRRSNSHVVIEAGANSRGVVILEHGGIADHNGNVEVLVREGAQLTVVSVQLWEDDAKHLAQHDAEVAKDAVYKHIAVTLGGKIVRLNSNVRFAGEGAEAELLGLYFADAGQHLEHRSFVDHNLANCKSNVLYKGALQGKGAHTVWVGDVLIQKQAEGTDSYEKNQNLVLTDGCRADSVPNLEIETGLIEGAGHASATGRFDDEHLFYLMARGIPEDVARRLVVRGFLNEIIQQIKVPALEERLTEAVERELAATDN
- a CDS encoding non-heme iron oxygenase ferredoxin subunit, yielding MSGTPKGELVCNANDIQVKQALRILIDGYPVAVVRDSMGEIHAIGDTCSHADISLSEGDVEGCAIECWGHGSQFDLRSGQPLQLPAYDPVPVFAVELDGDDVYVDVTNVLNGAAVN
- the sufC gene encoding Fe-S cluster assembly ATPase SufC, producing MSTLEIKDLHVSIETEQGTKEILKGVSLTIRTGETHAIMGPNGSGKSTLASTIAGHPRYTVTSGSITLDGEDVLAMSVDERARAGLFLAMQYPVEVPGVTMTNFLRTAKTAIDGEAPKLRTWTKDVKDAMEKLRIDADFAQRNVNEGFSGGEKKRVEILQLELFKPKFAVLDETDSGLDVDALKIVSEGVNRAHSEGNMGTLLITHYTRILRYIKPDFVHVFVDGQVVEEGGPELADRLEEEGYDRYAKGAGAATVAAPAPVQA